A window from Amblyomma americanum isolate KBUSLIRL-KWMA chromosome 7, ASM5285725v1, whole genome shotgun sequence encodes these proteins:
- the LOC144098061 gene encoding arylamine N-acetyltransferase-like, whose product MDPLSSEQTAAYLAYIGVARPRAADLASLQLLIEAHIERITFENVDVLLDRPIELDADSLFSKMIERGRGGYCFELNSLFARLLEALGYRLRLRMARVRRGVAPDTPLTVKQHLVLIVELPEGEYLVDVGFGLANPYLPLRMDQSAASADNPYVLRPLENSHYWRPGTLELCVRGREDWVPLYRLEVEDHYWFDTKVFNWYMSTHRDSVMQRLLMVGRSDGDTRLTLFNGSFRRRPRHAGYDAVEKREITDVDELLSVLQNEFRLRLCPEKDVQPLRARLGSLLQGSGSK is encoded by the coding sequence ATGGATCCGCTGAGCAGCGAGCAGACGGCCGCGTACCTGGCTTACATCGGGGTGGCCAGGCCCCGCGCCGCCGACTTGGCTTCTCTGCAGCTCCTCATCGAAGCGCACATCGAACGCATCACATTCGAGAATGTCGACGTCTTGCTCGACCGGCCCATCGAACTGGACGCCGACTCACTCTTCTCCAAGATGATCGAGCGCGGTCGCGGCGGTTACTGCTTCGAGCTCAACTCGCTCTTCGCCCGCCTACTCGAGGCCCTGGGCTACCGGCTCCGGCTGCGCATGGCCCGCGTTCGCAGGGGAGTAGCCCCCGACACGCCGCTCACGGTCAAGCAGCACCTGGTCCTCATCGTCGAGCTGCCCGAAGGCGAGTACCTGGTAGACGTTGGTTTCGGTCTGGCCAATCCGTACCTGCCCCTGCGCATGGATCAGAGCGCGGCCAGCGCGGATAACCCGTACGTGCTGAGGCCGTTGGAAAACAGCCACTACTGGCGACCGGGCACGCTGGAATTGTGTGTGCGCGGGCGCGAAGACTGGGTGCCGCTGTACCGCCTCGAGGTGGAGGACCACTACTGGTTCGACACCAAAGTGTTCAACTGGTACATGTCTACGCATCGGGACTCCGTCATGCAGCGCTTGCTCATGGTGGGGCGCTCGGACGGTGACACGCGGCTCACTTTGTTCAACGGCTCCTTCAGGCGCCGTCCGCGCCACGCCGGCTACGACGCTGTTGAGAAGCGGGAGATCACCGACGTGGACGAGTTGCTGTCGGTGCTGCAGAACGAGTTCCGCCTGCGCCTGTGCCCCGAGAAGGACGTGCAACCGCTGAGGGCACGCCTGGGTTCTCTTCTGCAGGGCTCTGGTAGCAAGTAA